The genome window ggaaagcatggaagacaatattcattgtggccggTAATCTTGACACCTTACAACTTACCACCACATTTGTGTATGCGACGGGAGTTTTTGTTCCTCTCAATTCTCGttcccgggccagatcatcctaagagatcactggatgtgtttcttcagccattgATATATGAGCTGCAATTATTATGGGAGCACGGTGTTCatacatacgatgtttcgcggaAAGAGAATTTTCAGATGCgagcagtacttatgtggacaataagtgattttccagcatatggtatgttatctggatggaccacgcatgggaggctatcatgtcctTATTGCCAAGAcaacacagatgctttccaactaaaaaatGGTCGGAAatcgtgttggtttgactgtcacaggagatttctaccacacgatcatccatatcgtaagAGTAAGACATTGTTTacaaagaacaagagggtgtttgacagtccacctgaAGAAGTAAGTGGCAAAAAGTTGAAGGAACaattaagagattttggtgcagataGAACGGCAGACGTGGGTGGAAACGGACATGAACCGATTTATGGTGTAGGGGAAAATCataattggcataagaagagtatctTCTGGGATTTGCCCTATTGGGAGACTCATTTGTTGCGGCACtgtttagatgtcatgcatattgagaagaactttttcgaCAATTTGATGAACACCATCCTTGATGTCCAAGGCAAGACGAAGGATAacttgaagtcaagactggatttggtTGATATTTGTGCTCGTCccgaacttcatgttgatgagcaCGGTAAAGGTCCTATTCCCATATATCGACTGGATGCAACTGCAAAAGAAGAGTTTTTTGATTGGATAACACACAGTGTtaaatttccagacggttatgcATCAAGTTTGCGTAATTGTGTTGACAAAAGTGAAGggaagtttactggcttgaagagccatgattgtcatgtaatgatgcagcgcctccttccttTTGCGTTTTCCGCACTATTGCCACGAAATGTCCACGAAGCAATCGCAggtactttaaaatttaacatagttaaattaattgtcatattattttttaatgcttatatatatatatgcttatggAATTTGTTTTCTTCGTGTATGTAGGGATAAGTGCTTTCTTCCGTGATTTATGCTCGAGATCACTCACATCAGATGGTATCCGCAATTTGGAAGTTAAAATACCGGTGATCCTATGCAACctcgagaagatatttcctccatcattttttgatgttatggagcatcttgctattcatcttgCGAGAGAAGCGGCACTCGGTGGTCCCGTGCAGTACAGGTGGATGTATTTGTACGAACGGTTTATGTttcatctgaagaagaaggtCAAGAATTTAAGCAAGGTGGAGGGATCAATAGTGGCTCAGTGCATCAATGAGGAAACCTCAAACTTTGCTGAATACTACTTTCCATCAGAAGTTCGAACAAAAAGTCGAAGACCTGcacggcatgatgatagaggtgAAAGGGCAACTTATTATGTTTATGTGCCAAACATGTTTACACAAATTGGACGACATAGTGGAAAGTCAACGGACCGGATACTTACCGTAGCTGAGCATGCTCATTTGCACACATATTTGCTTACAAACTGCGAAGACATTCTTGAATATGAGAGGTacatagatttaaaaatatgaattatttgcaatatttttgaaacatatctaacatttttgtgttttttacaGTATTTACTTGGCAGAGATGCGCTTAAAGTACCCGGATGCGACAGAAGAACAACTCGAACAACTCAAGCAAAACAACTTTGCAACATGGCTTTCTGATTATGTAAGTGTCTAATCAGTAATTAGTGGTAACTAACCGTTTTACTTATTATCTTTTAATGAacgaaaacatttttttttgtttttataggtAAGCCATTGTTTAGCTATTGGGCACCCACCTAAAGATTGGTTACGTGAGATAGTTTGTGGTCCAAAGTTTGTTGcaaagtcatatccgagatatTGCacacgaggatatgcattcagaGTTCTTAAGGAAAATACTGTAAGGAGAACAATTGATTGTGGGGTTTCTTCGTCATCCGgagacgatgtctactacggtaACGTACGCGAGATTTTGGAAATTCAGTACCCGGGAATGATTGGCATGAGATGTATTGTCTTCAACTGTGAGTGGTACGACAACGTTGTTGGTCGCGGAGTAAGCACTGACGCATTCGGTGTTACATCTGTACATTCGCGACGACGACTGGATTTTTACGATCCATTCATTCTTGCTTCACAAGCTGACCAGGTATGTATgttgaaatatattttccatcggaagtaatcatatataattacttcgacttatataatttataatttttcaggtTTGCTATATTCGTTATCCGCGGATTAGGCAAAGGAACGATCCTTGGATCGTTGTCATGTCAATAAATCCCAGAAGCCGAGTACAAGGAGTATTTGATCCACTACAACAACAATTAACCGAAGAGGACGGCGAGATTGGAGAGTTTGACGAAGACAATTCAGAttcatcatgttcatcatcagatAATTCCTCAGATGGAGAGTAGATACTCTTTTATGAATGTATATGCAAATTACttttaaacattgtagatttcttctaaaaacaaattatggGTTTGAAACGTTGTATacttttaaattacaaaaaataaattagatttgttgattctaaaatcgaacggttttgattgattgattatatACGGTTTTGATTGAATGGTTATATATATGTCATgttcaaagttaaaaaaaaatcaaactgaaactctaaattgataatgtccgtcggttttccgtcggaatttaccgacgcaTTTCCGACGAAACCCTAGAATTTGAGGGTTTCGTCGGAAATGCatcggtaaataccgacggaataccgatgAACCCCTCAAATTCTaggggttcgtcggtattccgtcggtatttaccgacgcATTTCCGACGAACCCCTCAAATCCTAGGGGTTCGTCGGAAAtgcgtcggtatataccgacagaataccgacggacattatcaACTTAGAGAGTTTCGGTTTTTtacaaatatgattttttttgcacttgtattaaatatcatatataacaTCAGACAACAAATCTACCCATTGTATTCTCAcagttttaaaactttgaacatgacatatatatataatcattcaatcaa of Brassica napus cultivar Da-Ae unplaced genomic scaffold, Da-Ae ScsIHWf_2885;HRSCAF=3669, whole genome shotgun sequence contains these proteins:
- the LOC125602525 gene encoding uncharacterized protein LOC125602525, which codes for MGTPYNFRSWLDQPHMDPNTNLLTEEYARGIQEFMGVVQSQPEARTSKYLLCPCSTCKNNIRVKKMEVWSHLYLKGFTRGYKIWYLHGERFEYGSSSEPQTADRLDEPTTDVDFGIGTVQMVYDAYGENLPSGEEEGDRQEQPNVENFPCEEEGEREQPNLEARRFFEMLDAAKQPLYQGCKDGHSPLSSASRLMALKTDYNLAEECVDAIADFVKDVLPEDNLAPGSYYEVQKLVAGLGLPYQVIDVCIDNCMIYWRADENRERCKFCRKPRYQDTTGRVPVPYKRMWYLPLTERLKRLYQSERTAEPMRWHAEHLTNGEITHPSDAEAWKHFQSTYPEFASEVRNVYLALCTDGFSPFGKHGRQYSLWPVILTPYNLPPHLCMRREFLFLSILVPGPDHPKRSLDVFLQPLIYELQLLWEHGVHTYDVSRKENFQMRAVLMWTISDFPAYGMLSGWTTHGRLSCPYCQDNTDAFQLKNGRKSCWFDCHRRFLPHDHPYRKSKTLFTKNKRVFDSPPEEVSGKKLKEQLRDFGADRTADVGGNGHEPIYGVGENHNWHKKSIFWDLPYWETHLLRHCLDVMHIEKNFFDNLMNTILDVQGKTKDNLKSRLDLVDICARPELHVDEHGKGPIPIYRLDATAKEEFFDWITHSVKFPDGYASSLRNCVDKSEGKFTGLKSHDCHVMMQRLLPFAFSALLPRNVHEAIAGISAFFRDLCSRSLTSDGIRNLEVKIPVILCNLEKIFPPSFFDVMEHLAIHLAREAALGGPVQYRWMYLYERFMFHLKKKVKNLSKVEGSIVAQCINEETSNFAEYYFPSEVRTKSRRPARHDDRGERATYYVYVPNMFTQIGRHSGKSTDRILTVAEHAHLHTYLLTNCEDILEYESIYLAEMRLKYPDATEEQLEQLKQNNFATWLSDYVSHCLAIGHPPKDWLREIVCGPKFVAKSYPRYCTRGYAFRVLKENTVRRTIDCGVSSSSGDDVYYGNVREILEIQYPGMIGMRCIVFNCEWYDNVVGRGVSTDAFGVTSVHSRRRLDFYDPFILASQADQVCYIRYPRIRQRNDPWIVVMSINPRSRVQGVFDPLQQQLTEEDGEIGEFDEDNSDSSCSSSDNSSDGE